A part of Desulfomicrobium baculatum DSM 4028 genomic DNA contains:
- a CDS encoding PGPGW domain-containing protein, with protein MFAGLEGWAEWLGWLAGLSVLTFAGSLIIIPLVAARIPADYFSAPRRGQTEWRRRHPILRLYVLILKNLLGLVLFLAGVLMIFLPGQGLLTIFLGIMLMDFPGKYRLEKYIISRGPVLRAINWIRYRAGVAVLEVGEQGRGQ; from the coding sequence ATGTTTGCGGGACTTGAGGGATGGGCCGAATGGCTTGGCTGGCTGGCTGGTCTCTCCGTCCTGACGTTCGCGGGGTCGCTGATAATCATTCCATTGGTGGCCGCGCGCATCCCCGCCGACTATTTCTCCGCGCCCAGGCGGGGGCAGACAGAGTGGCGCAGACGGCATCCCATATTGCGGCTGTATGTGCTGATTCTCAAAAATCTCCTGGGACTGGTCCTCTTCCTGGCTGGAGTGCTCATGATCTTCCTGCCGGGACAGGGGCTGCTGACCATTTTTCTGGGCATCATGCTGATGGATTTCCCCGGAAAATACCGCCTGGAAAAATACATCATCTCACGCGGCCCCGTGCTTCGCGCCATCAACTGGATTCGGTACCGGGCGGGTGTGGCGGTCTTGGAAGTGGGAGAGCAGGGCAGGGGACAATGA
- a CDS encoding IS110 family transposase, translating to MAIYAGIDLHSNSNFLSVVDSAGKIIEKRKLANDVQAILHPLAAYREQVQGIAIESTFNWYWIVDALMDEGYRVHLANPAAIQKYSGLKHSDDASDAAWLAEMLRLGVLPEGYIYPKAERPIRDLLRKRGHLVRLRTSLITSLKGIVSRNNGHSISVNKIKQLKTNHVAPLCVANEDLALCGEVSKDTIDYLGRQIKKIEKQAEERIELRPTYKALLSMPGVGVILGLTIMLETGPIDRFPKAGNFSSYCRKVPSTWISNGKRKGRGNTKNGNKYLAWAFSEVAELARRYDDASRSWYDRKMARSNRMVAHSALAHKLARAAYFIMREGVNFDHEKCFA from the coding sequence ATGGCTATATACGCAGGAATCGATTTGCATTCAAATTCAAATTTCTTGTCTGTGGTCGATAGTGCAGGAAAGATCATTGAAAAACGAAAACTTGCTAACGATGTCCAGGCAATTTTGCATCCGCTTGCTGCCTATCGAGAGCAGGTCCAAGGAATTGCTATCGAGTCGACTTTTAACTGGTATTGGATCGTCGATGCTTTGATGGACGAAGGGTATCGGGTGCATTTGGCCAATCCGGCGGCCATCCAGAAGTATTCTGGGCTCAAGCACAGCGACGACGCCAGTGATGCGGCTTGGCTGGCCGAGATGCTTCGCCTCGGCGTCCTGCCTGAAGGGTACATCTATCCCAAAGCGGAACGCCCGATCCGAGATTTATTGCGTAAACGCGGCCACTTGGTACGTTTAAGAACTTCATTGATCACCAGTTTGAAAGGTATTGTCTCCAGAAACAACGGGCATTCGATTTCGGTGAACAAGATCAAACAGCTTAAGACAAATCACGTAGCACCACTTTGCGTCGCCAATGAGGATCTGGCGCTTTGCGGAGAAGTCAGCAAAGACACCATCGACTACCTGGGGCGGCAGATAAAGAAGATCGAGAAGCAGGCCGAGGAGAGAATCGAACTGCGTCCGACGTACAAGGCCCTGCTTTCCATGCCAGGAGTAGGCGTGATTCTCGGTCTGACGATCATGTTGGAAACCGGTCCAATTGATCGTTTCCCCAAGGCGGGCAATTTTAGCTCATATTGCCGGAAAGTGCCGTCCACTTGGATTAGCAACGGTAAGCGTAAGGGGCGAGGCAACACCAAGAACGGAAACAAGTACTTGGCGTGGGCTTTCTCAGAGGTCGCAGAACTCGCAAGGCGTTACGACGACGCAAGCCGTTCATGGTATGACCGCAAGATGGCCAGAAGCAACAGAATGGTCGCACATAGCGCCTTGGCCCACAAACTTGCGCGGGCCGCGTATTTCATCATGCGGGAGGGCGTGAACTTTGATCACGAGAAATGTTTTGCATAA
- a CDS encoding IscA/HesB family protein → MFELTKAAKEQLDMHFAGKEVSPIRVYMAAGUGGPRLALALDEQKDNDVVHEIDGYKFLVETALMDESKPISVEFHPHMGFNIKSGLKASSSGSGCSSCTSCG, encoded by the coding sequence ATGTTCGAACTTACAAAGGCTGCCAAAGAGCAGCTTGATATGCACTTCGCAGGCAAAGAAGTGTCCCCGATCCGGGTCTACATGGCTGCCGGCTGAGGCGGGCCTCGCTTGGCGCTTGCTCTGGATGAGCAAAAAGACAACGACGTAGTACACGAAATTGACGGATACAAATTCCTGGTTGAAACTGCCCTGATGGACGAGTCGAAACCCATTTCGGTGGAATTCCACCCGCACATGGGTTTCAACATCAAGTCCGGGCTTAAAGCGAGTTCTTCGGGATCTGGCTGCTCTTCCTGCACTTCCTGCGGTTAA
- a CDS encoding glutamine synthetase III, giving the protein MNGLTARRDAIKAITDYKPLHAPLNFNETSLTEMFGSNVFNDKVMRERLPKTVYKSLKKTIELGEKLDASVADVVANAMKDWAIEKGATHFTHVFYPLTGLTAEKHDSFLTPDGKGGAVAEFSGKMLIQGEPDASSFPSGGLRATFEARGYTAWDVTSPAFILENPNGTFLCIPTAFVSWTGEALDKKTPLLRSMQALNKQAKRVLKLFGVETKLPLTSYAGPEQEYFLIDRNFVFARPDLLIAGRSLFGAKPPKGQEFEDQYFGVVPRRVMSFMMEVDRELFKLGVPVKTRHNEVAPSQFEIAPIYEQGNLATDHNQLVMTVLRSVAKRYGMVCLLHEKPFAGINGSGKHLNYSIGNDEVGCLFDPGDTPHENAQFLVFCAAAIRAVHKYGPLLRATVASASNDHRLGANEAPPAIMSVYLGEQLTDVFEQFKKGEVKSSKKKSVMNIGVDTLPPLPMDPGDRNRTSPFAFTGNRFEFRAVGSSMSIAGSQVALNTMMSESLDYIATELEKATGGKKTKLNEAVQSLLQKIMIEHDAVIFNGDGYSDEWHKEAEKRGLANLKATPDALPMLSIPSTIELFTKYGVLTEAELRSREEIYLEMYCKTIETEANLMLRMSKTVIFPASFRYQNELAQACANLQAIGKEFGTTTLDQLTANLRGMQKVTYELEALLEGDKGASTLDHANYFYKTILPAMAEVRKHADLLETIVADDLWTLPSYQEMLFIR; this is encoded by the coding sequence ATGAACGGACTCACGGCCCGCAGGGACGCCATCAAGGCAATCACCGACTACAAACCCTTGCATGCTCCCCTGAATTTCAACGAGACATCCCTTACGGAAATGTTTGGAAGCAACGTGTTCAATGACAAGGTCATGCGTGAACGCCTGCCCAAGACCGTCTATAAATCATTGAAGAAGACCATCGAACTCGGTGAAAAGCTCGACGCTTCCGTGGCTGATGTCGTGGCCAACGCCATGAAGGATTGGGCCATCGAGAAAGGGGCCACCCATTTTACGCACGTTTTCTATCCCCTGACCGGCCTGACCGCAGAGAAGCACGACTCCTTCCTGACCCCCGACGGCAAGGGCGGGGCTGTGGCCGAATTCAGCGGCAAGATGCTCATTCAGGGCGAGCCCGATGCCTCCAGTTTTCCCTCCGGCGGCCTGCGCGCAACGTTCGAAGCACGTGGCTACACCGCCTGGGACGTGACCAGCCCGGCCTTCATCCTTGAGAATCCCAACGGGACTTTCCTGTGCATCCCGACGGCCTTCGTGTCCTGGACCGGCGAGGCCCTGGACAAGAAGACTCCGCTGCTGCGCTCCATGCAGGCTCTGAACAAGCAGGCCAAGCGCGTGCTGAAGCTTTTCGGCGTCGAAACCAAGCTGCCCCTGACCAGCTACGCCGGTCCCGAGCAGGAATATTTTCTCATCGACCGCAATTTCGTGTTTGCGCGTCCCGACCTGCTCATCGCCGGCCGCAGCCTTTTCGGCGCCAAGCCGCCCAAGGGTCAGGAGTTCGAGGACCAGTATTTCGGCGTCGTGCCGCGTCGCGTCATGTCGTTCATGATGGAAGTGGACCGCGAACTGTTCAAGCTCGGCGTCCCGGTCAAGACCCGCCACAACGAAGTGGCGCCCAGCCAGTTCGAGATCGCGCCCATCTACGAGCAGGGCAACCTGGCCACGGACCACAATCAGCTGGTCATGACCGTGCTGCGCAGCGTGGCCAAGCGTTACGGCATGGTCTGCCTGCTGCACGAGAAGCCCTTTGCCGGCATCAACGGCTCGGGCAAGCATCTCAATTATTCCATCGGCAACGATGAGGTCGGCTGCCTGTTCGATCCCGGCGACACGCCGCATGAAAACGCCCAGTTCCTGGTCTTCTGCGCCGCCGCCATCCGCGCCGTGCACAAGTACGGCCCGCTGCTGCGCGCCACCGTCGCCAGCGCCTCTAACGATCATCGCCTCGGCGCCAACGAGGCCCCGCCGGCCATCATGTCGGTGTACCTCGGCGAGCAGCTGACCGACGTCTTCGAGCAGTTCAAGAAGGGCGAGGTCAAGAGCTCCAAAAAGAAAAGCGTCATGAACATCGGCGTGGACACGCTGCCGCCCCTGCCCATGGATCCGGGCGACCGCAACCGCACCAGCCCCTTCGCCTTCACCGGTAACCGCTTCGAGTTCCGCGCGGTGGGTTCCTCCATGTCCATCGCCGGCTCACAGGTGGCCCTGAACACCATGATGTCCGAGTCCCTGGACTACATCGCCACGGAGCTGGAAAAAGCCACCGGCGGCAAGAAGACCAAGCTCAATGAAGCCGTGCAGAGTCTCTTGCAGAAGATCATGATCGAGCACGATGCGGTCATTTTCAATGGCGACGGCTACTCCGACGAATGGCACAAGGAAGCCGAAAAGCGCGGTCTGGCCAACCTGAAGGCCACCCCCGACGCCCTGCCCATGCTGTCCATCCCCTCGACCATCGAGCTCTTCACCAAATACGGCGTGCTGACCGAAGCCGAGCTGCGTTCCCGCGAAGAGATCTACCTGGAGATGTACTGCAAGACCATCGAGACTGAAGCCAACCTGATGCTGCGCATGTCCAAGACCGTCATCTTCCCGGCTTCCTTCCGCTATCAGAACGAGCTTGCCCAGGCCTGCGCCAATCTTCAGGCCATCGGCAAGGAATTCGGCACCACCACGCTTGACCAGCTGACCGCCAACCTGCGCGGTATGCAGAAGGTCACCTACGAACTTGAAGCGTTGCTTGAGGGTGACAAAGGCGCCTCGACCCTGGATCACGCCAACTACTTCTACAAGACCATCCTGCCTGCCATGGCAGAGGTCAGAAAGCATGCCGACCTGCTGGAAACGATCGTCGCCGACGATCTGTGGACTCTGCCCAGCTACCAGGAGATGCTTTTCATCCGCTAA
- a CDS encoding AI-2E family transporter: protein MSAVFSDTQLVILFLVLVVSVAIVLSVGNLLAPVIASVVISFLLDGLVRFLVRFRWPRMLVVVLVFGLFMLFLAVMILALVPLLVSQITDLIDNIPWIISKAQNALTHLPRQYPILTEAQVQTVVDSLTVQFSQYGQQVLAFSLSSVRSVFSFVVYMVLMPIMVFFFLKDKDVILDWLCGFLPQDHTLASTVWMDVKTQAGNYVRGRIWEVLIVWGATYASFLFFGLDYAMLLSLLVGLSVIIPYIGAVVVTVPVLIIAYIQWGFDAQFTWTMIVYLVIQLLDANLLVPLLLSGAVNLHPIASITAILIFGGIWGFWGVFFAIPLASLVQSVLGVWKLRRGCVVGES from the coding sequence ATGAGCGCTGTTTTTTCCGACACGCAACTGGTCATCCTCTTTTTGGTACTGGTCGTCAGCGTGGCCATTGTCCTGTCCGTGGGCAACCTCCTGGCTCCGGTCATTGCGAGTGTGGTCATATCCTTTCTGCTGGATGGGCTGGTGCGCTTTCTGGTCAGGTTCCGCTGGCCGCGCATGCTGGTCGTCGTGCTGGTTTTCGGGCTGTTCATGCTGTTTCTGGCGGTGATGATTCTGGCCCTGGTGCCGCTCCTCGTGTCGCAGATCACGGATCTGATCGACAATATCCCCTGGATCATCTCCAAGGCGCAGAACGCGCTGACGCATCTGCCCCGGCAGTATCCGATCCTGACCGAAGCCCAGGTGCAGACCGTGGTCGATTCCCTGACCGTCCAGTTTTCCCAGTATGGGCAGCAGGTCCTGGCTTTTTCCCTTTCTTCGGTGCGCTCCGTCTTTTCCTTTGTGGTCTATATGGTGCTCATGCCGATCATGGTCTTTTTCTTTTTGAAGGATAAGGACGTGATCCTTGATTGGCTGTGCGGCTTTCTGCCCCAGGACCATACTTTGGCCAGCACTGTCTGGATGGACGTCAAGACCCAGGCCGGCAACTACGTGCGCGGGCGGATCTGGGAAGTGCTCATCGTCTGGGGCGCGACCTACGCCTCGTTTTTGTTCTTCGGCCTGGACTACGCCATGCTGCTGAGCCTCCTGGTGGGACTGTCCGTAATCATCCCATATATCGGGGCCGTGGTCGTGACCGTGCCAGTGCTGATCATCGCGTACATCCAGTGGGGTTTTGACGCGCAGTTCACCTGGACCATGATCGTCTATCTGGTGATCCAGCTGCTGGACGCCAACCTGCTTGTGCCGCTCCTTTTGTCCGGAGCCGTCAACCTGCACCCCATCGCGTCCATCACGGCCATCCTGATTTTTGGCGGCATCTGGGGCTTCTGGGGAGTGTTTTTCGCCATACCGCTGGCCTCGCTGGTGCAATCAGTGCTCGGCGTCTGGAAACTGAGGCGCGGATGCGTGGTGGGGGAAAGTTGA
- a CDS encoding AAA family ATPase — protein MIKGIAKIKGLGVYENYTKPADAQEFGVKNLIYGWNYSGKTTISRLFAQLESRTPNQDLSGCSFTFETDGDPITEANFTQSNLLVRVFNSDFVRDNLNFTGQSFNPILLLGKESEEAQQKYDHCVDLSRRTQVTCPALFRPVET, from the coding sequence ATGATCAAGGGAATCGCAAAAATCAAAGGGTTAGGCGTCTATGAAAACTATACCAAGCCAGCAGACGCTCAAGAGTTTGGTGTCAAAAACCTTATCTACGGATGGAACTACTCCGGTAAGACCACAATTTCGCGTCTGTTCGCCCAGCTAGAAAGTAGGACGCCGAATCAAGATCTATCGGGGTGCTCGTTTACATTCGAGACTGACGGCGACCCTATTACTGAGGCGAATTTCACACAGTCAAATCTGCTCGTTCGGGTCTTCAATTCAGACTTTGTCCGGGACAATCTCAACTTCACCGGCCAAAGCTTTAACCCTATCCTCCTTTTGGGAAAGGAGTCAGAAGAAGCGCAACAGAAGTATGATCATTGCGTGGACTTGAGCAGGCGAACGCAGGTGACCTGCCCGGCACTTTTCAGACCAGTCGAAACTTGA
- a CDS encoding adenosine kinase, which yields MKKYDIYGMGNALVDMEFEVPDAFLETMGVEKGFMTLVDEERQFELLEYLRSERSVRSGGGSAANTIVANAFFGGKSFYTCLASNDEMGDFYAQELAQAGVDTNLAERRADGVTGKCLVMITPDAERTMNTYLGISESLSVEQLCPAELSESEFLYAEGYLVTSPTARPAVVEAMNIARSAGVKTALSFSDPSMVKYFRLGLEEIVGEGVDLLFCNREEALLWGECRTLAKAVTKLRQKARSFVITLGSEGALVFDGEDMHEIDACRVTPLDTNGAGDMFAGAFLYGITHSMSYVQAGEFASLAASKVVTTFGPRLTPEQYAQTLAEFKGR from the coding sequence ATGAAAAAATACGACATCTACGGAATGGGCAACGCCCTGGTCGATATGGAGTTTGAAGTGCCGGACGCCTTTTTGGAAACCATGGGCGTGGAAAAGGGCTTCATGACCCTGGTCGATGAAGAGCGGCAGTTCGAGTTGCTCGAATACCTGCGCAGTGAACGCAGCGTCCGTTCCGGCGGTGGGTCGGCGGCCAACACCATCGTGGCCAACGCCTTTTTCGGCGGAAAGTCTTTTTACACCTGCCTGGCCAGCAACGACGAAATGGGCGACTTCTACGCCCAGGAGCTGGCCCAGGCCGGGGTGGACACCAATCTCGCGGAACGCCGCGCCGACGGGGTTACCGGCAAGTGTCTGGTCATGATCACCCCCGACGCCGAACGGACCATGAATACCTACCTCGGCATCTCCGAATCCCTGTCCGTGGAGCAATTGTGCCCTGCGGAGCTGAGCGAGTCCGAATTTCTGTACGCGGAAGGGTATCTGGTCACCTCGCCCACGGCCCGGCCTGCCGTGGTGGAGGCCATGAACATCGCACGCTCTGCCGGAGTCAAGACGGCGCTGAGCTTCTCCGATCCGTCCATGGTCAAGTATTTCCGTCTGGGGCTGGAAGAGATTGTCGGGGAAGGGGTGGATCTGCTTTTCTGCAACCGCGAAGAGGCGCTGCTCTGGGGCGAGTGCCGCACCCTGGCCAAGGCCGTGACCAAGTTGCGTCAGAAGGCCCGGAGCTTTGTGATCACCCTCGGCAGCGAGGGGGCTCTGGTTTTTGACGGAGAAGACATGCACGAGATCGACGCCTGCCGGGTCACCCCTCTGGACACGAACGGCGCCGGCGACATGTTTGCCGGGGCCTTCCTCTATGGCATCACCCACTCCATGAGCTACGTCCAGGCCGGAGAGTTCGCGAGCCTTGCCGCGTCCAAGGTGGTCACAACCTTCGGCCCTCGGCTCACCCCCGAACAGTACGCCCAGACCCTGGCCGAATTCAAGGGCCGGTAG
- a CDS encoding EAL and HDOD domain-containing protein, with protein sequence MPAAVPSTTNLHLLSRNPIFTAAKTVWGYEIQATSSLAAGLAQNPEQANVGAAVIAGDFIGLNTILARNKKILLSYTRDQLQKQIPYAFPAQSSAILVNPDFQSDPDLLPALRQMATDGHTIALEWDAGTAPSAAIMDLAAVICLSAPDMAEDFAKTVKAAKTVIARNVTSREELEHLQSLGISLFQGRFFKTAEIIPGKKLSSHQNSRLQILRVIEAKSPDLDHLAQTIQADVTLSYRLLAYLNSPTFGFMRKIDSIRQAITLLGWTNVRNWLRAVLLADITQGEEQTELLHLSLWRGKFLEQTVAGHDYWDFKPDEMFLLGMFSLLDAILGISMADALAFLPLNDAQKKALRGESTTEYMPLMTLMLAFEDQDEDKLGRILQDLNLGQETMRRVHRESGAWASSLLEVGQGA encoded by the coding sequence ATGCCCGCAGCAGTTCCGAGCACGACAAACCTGCACCTCCTGTCCCGAAACCCGATTTTCACCGCCGCCAAGACAGTGTGGGGTTATGAGATTCAGGCCACTTCAAGCCTTGCCGCAGGCCTTGCCCAAAACCCGGAGCAGGCCAATGTGGGCGCTGCGGTCATCGCCGGTGATTTCATCGGGCTGAACACAATCCTGGCCCGCAACAAGAAAATACTTCTCTCCTACACCCGGGACCAATTGCAAAAGCAGATCCCCTACGCGTTTCCGGCGCAATCCTCAGCCATCCTGGTCAACCCGGATTTCCAAAGCGACCCGGACCTGCTCCCGGCGCTGCGGCAGATGGCGACGGACGGGCACACCATCGCCCTGGAGTGGGATGCCGGCACCGCCCCTTCAGCCGCCATCATGGACCTGGCCGCCGTGATCTGCCTGTCCGCCCCGGACATGGCCGAAGACTTTGCCAAAACCGTGAAGGCCGCAAAGACCGTCATCGCGCGCAACGTGACCAGCCGGGAAGAACTGGAACACCTGCAGAGCCTTGGCATTTCCCTTTTCCAAGGGCGTTTTTTCAAGACCGCGGAGATCATTCCGGGAAAAAAGCTGTCCTCGCACCAGAATTCACGCCTGCAGATCCTGCGCGTCATTGAAGCCAAGTCCCCCGATCTCGACCACCTGGCCCAGACCATCCAGGCCGACGTGACCCTTTCCTACCGGCTGCTGGCCTATCTCAACTCGCCGACTTTCGGATTCATGCGCAAGATCGATTCCATCCGCCAGGCCATCACCCTGCTCGGCTGGACAAACGTGCGCAATTGGCTGCGTGCCGTGCTGCTGGCGGACATCACCCAGGGCGAGGAGCAGACCGAGCTTCTGCATCTCTCGCTGTGGCGGGGAAAATTCCTGGAGCAGACCGTGGCCGGCCACGACTACTGGGACTTCAAGCCCGACGAGATGTTTTTGCTGGGCATGTTTTCGCTTCTCGACGCCATCCTCGGCATCTCCATGGCTGACGCCCTGGCGTTTCTGCCCTTGAACGACGCGCAGAAAAAGGCCCTGCGCGGCGAGAGCACAACTGAATACATGCCGCTCATGACCCTTATGCTCGCGTTCGAAGATCAGGATGAAGACAAGCTGGGCAGGATCCTGCAGGATTTGAATCTGGGCCAGGAGACAATGCGGCGAGTACACCGCGAATCAGGCGCCTGGGCGTCCTCCCTGCTTGAGGTCGGCCAAGGCGCCTGA
- a CDS encoding DUF3192 domain-containing protein produces MNFKFILLLFLTVQLTSCVGLQIDNAIVKYNNVSSKIELGDSKGKVLSILLPTQEDVPISSRKSPEKYIKDGVKVEIYYMRSVRQPDGLTTDDEFVPYLFNDEKLVGIGWQVLGGPKTQGQATSDTYISNQNTTIVY; encoded by the coding sequence ATGAATTTCAAGTTTATATTATTATTGTTTTTAACAGTACAACTGACAAGTTGCGTTGGATTACAGATTGATAACGCCATAGTAAAATATAATAATGTTTCCAGCAAGATAGAACTTGGTGATAGCAAAGGTAAAGTACTATCTATTCTTTTACCTACGCAAGAAGATGTGCCAATTTCTAGTCGAAAGAGTCCAGAAAAATACATCAAAGATGGCGTCAAGGTTGAAATTTACTACATGAGATCTGTACGTCAACCAGACGGACTAACTACTGATGATGAGTTTGTTCCTTATCTCTTCAATGACGAGAAGCTTGTTGGCATTGGTTGGCAAGTACTCGGTGGGCCAAAAACACAGGGCCAGGCGACTTCAGATACCTATATTAGCAATCAAAATACAACAATAGTATATTAA
- a CDS encoding tyrosine-type recombinase/integrase, whose amino-acid sequence MGKLSRIEWSEVSRQVSVKTYKEKKLCHDMFTEQYEDSGRTLKIGGGRGCLKIEQITPLLAQHYFAGERKLGRSGNAANKDRKNLIAAWQWGVQYCGFPAENPFKKVKRQAESRHPRYVPSLDDFVKVVAVADKEGKTLLMALFFSAGRKSEVFGLKTEDVDLRENRLRLWTRKRKNSDVEADFVPIPPEFKSALCEQMNRYPSVEHVFVSKRGQKPLVDHRRWLYRLCDQAGVRPFGYHGIRHLAASVAISDGSVGLLDVQQLLRHKSATTTQRYIHRVTTANRATSILASKILGTRRRDT is encoded by the coding sequence GTGGGGAAACTCTCAAGAATTGAGTGGTCCGAAGTTTCCCGGCAGGTCAGCGTCAAGACGTACAAAGAGAAAAAGCTTTGTCATGACATGTTCACAGAACAGTATGAGGATTCTGGTCGGACCCTAAAAATTGGTGGAGGGAGGGGTTGTCTGAAAATCGAACAGATCACACCTCTGCTTGCGCAGCATTACTTTGCGGGTGAGCGAAAGCTGGGAAGAAGCGGCAATGCCGCGAATAAAGATCGCAAAAATTTGATTGCGGCCTGGCAATGGGGCGTTCAATATTGCGGGTTCCCGGCAGAAAACCCATTCAAGAAAGTCAAGCGGCAGGCAGAATCACGACACCCTCGATATGTACCCTCACTCGACGACTTCGTTAAAGTCGTTGCTGTTGCTGACAAAGAAGGCAAGACGCTGCTCATGGCTTTATTCTTTTCAGCAGGTCGCAAGAGTGAGGTCTTCGGATTGAAGACAGAGGATGTTGATTTGCGAGAAAACCGGCTGCGCTTGTGGACACGGAAGCGGAAAAACTCCGACGTAGAAGCTGATTTTGTTCCCATCCCCCCGGAGTTTAAGTCGGCCCTGTGTGAACAGATGAACCGATATCCGAGCGTGGAGCACGTATTCGTTAGCAAGAGGGGCCAAAAGCCATTGGTTGATCACAGACGTTGGCTTTACCGACTTTGCGATCAGGCCGGAGTCCGGCCATTCGGTTACCACGGAATTCGGCATCTTGCAGCAAGCGTAGCTATCTCTGATGGATCCGTTGGTCTGCTCGACGTCCAACAGCTCCTGCGGCACAAATCAGCGACTACGACGCAACGCTACATCCACCGTGTCACAACGGCCAATCGAGCCACGTCAATTCTGGCCTCGAAAATTCTTGGGACACGCAGGCGGGACACGTGA
- a CDS encoding IS3-like element ISDba1 family transposase (programmed frameshift), with translation MKKGRFSEEQMVGILREADRSPVAQVAKKHGISEQTIYTWRQRFAGMSADDVKRLRLLEQENTRLKKILAERDLEIEVMKEIAGKKVVGAPARRLQVAYARSRGLSQRRACALLSTSRSSLHYESRLEARDKPLMAAMTDLAATYPRFGYRRINVFMERLGHVMGADKAFRLWSKAGLQVPRKRPRKRVAASRPRPQLPMGANELWAYDFVYDACANGQQIKCLTVVDEYTRECLAIDVAGSIRSGRVIEVLSRLISERGAPLSLRSDNGPEFVSKALLRWAAQESLDLALIEPGKPWQNGLNESFNGKFRDECLSMEWFRCRSEARVVIEEWRRHYNSIRPHSSLNNMTPEHFCRQYGKNLNRGETLKN, from the exons ATGAAAAAGGGACGATTTTCCGAAGAGCAGATGGTGGGCATCCTGCGCGAAGCTGACCGCAGTCCGGTGGCCCAGGTGGCCAAGAAGCATGGAATCAGCGAGCAGACGATCTATACGTGGCGACAGCGGTTTGCCGGCATGTCCGCCGATGACGTGAAGCGGCTGCGGTTGCTGGAACAAGAGAACACGCGACTGAAGAAGATCCTTGCGGAACGGGACCTCGAAATCGAGGTCATGAAGGAGATCGCCG GCAAAAAAGTGGTAGGCGCACCCGCCCGACGCCTCCAGGTGGCATACGCCAGGAGTCGCGGACTTTCACAACGCAGGGCGTGTGCGCTGTTATCCACTTCCCGGTCGTCGCTCCACTACGAGTCACGGCTGGAGGCCCGGGACAAGCCACTGATGGCGGCTATGACAGATCTGGCTGCGACGTATCCGCGCTTTGGATATCGCCGGATCAACGTGTTCATGGAGCGTCTGGGGCATGTCATGGGCGCCGACAAGGCGTTCCGCCTGTGGTCCAAGGCCGGGTTACAGGTGCCCAGGAAGCGGCCTCGGAAACGAGTGGCGGCGTCCCGCCCGAGACCGCAACTGCCGATGGGAGCAAACGAACTGTGGGCGTACGACTTTGTCTATGACGCCTGCGCCAATGGTCAGCAGATCAAATGCCTGACTGTGGTAGACGAATACACGCGGGAATGCCTGGCTATAGACGTTGCCGGCAGCATCAGATCGGGCCGGGTGATCGAGGTGCTGTCCCGCCTGATCAGCGAACGTGGAGCCCCTCTGAGCCTGCGTTCTGACAACGGACCGGAGTTCGTGTCGAAGGCGCTGCTCAGATGGGCGGCTCAGGAGTCTCTGGATCTGGCGCTGATTGAGCCTGGGAAGCCATGGCAGAACGGTTTGAACGAGAGTTTTAACGGCAAATTTCGCGATGAGTGTCTGTCGATGGAATGGTTCCGGTGTCGGTCCGAGGCGCGGGTTGTGATCGAGGAATGGAGGCGGCACTACAACTCCATTCGTCCGCATTCAAGCCTGAACAACATGACGCCAGAACATTTCTGTCGGCAGTATGGGAAAAACCTGAACCGTGGGGAAACTCTCAAGAATTGA